In Lactiplantibacillus pentosus, the sequence ACGTGGCTGCTTTAGGTGAACGCTGGAAGGGCGCTGGCGAAAATGGTAGCGACGTGGTCTTCGTGACGCTCGGTACTGGTGTTGGTGGCGGAATCATCGCTGATGGCCGTTTACTTCACGGGATTGCCGGTGGCGCTGGTGAAATCGGCCACGTGACCGTTGAACCAAATGGTTACATGTGTACTTGTGGTAAGAAGGGTTGTCTCGAACAATACGCTTCTGCGACTGGTGTTGTCCACGTTGCGCGTGACATGGCTGAAGAATTCTCTGGTGACTCTAAGTTGAAGCAACTCTTAGACAACGGTGAAGAAATCAGTTCTAAAATCACCTTTGACTTAGCCAAGGAAGGCGACGTCTTAGCTAAGCGGGTCGTTGACCGTGTCTCATATTACTTAGGATTGGCCTTAGCCAACGTTGGTAACACGATGAACCCATCTTCAATTATCATTGGTGGTGGCGTTTCAGCTGCCGGTGACTTCTTGTTGAACCAAGTGGTTGATTATTTCAAGCAATTCACTTTCCCAACCATCCGTGATACGACCATCTTGAAGTTGGCCGTTTTAGGTAACGATGCTGGTGTGATTGGCGCCGGTTCATTAGCACAACGGTTTATTTAAGCTAAATATCTGGTTAAAAAAGAAGCCCTGAACATATCGTCAGTGGCTTCTTTTTTTGAAACTAGTCAGGATCACTGCGCTAATTTCTGATTTGATCGTGTCGCGCTGAAGGAACGTGGCTGCAGTTCGGCAAGTGATGCGAGCTGCGTGAAAAACGGAGGTGGTTACCAATGGCAAATTTATTATTATCTTCACGTGCATTTTGTAATCAGGCCATAACGGATGCTTTTTTAGCCCTAGTCAAGCCGAATGCGACGATTGTGATTATCGTCAATTCCGTTACAGCAGGAAAACGCCATCCCCAGATGCAAGCTTTACAACGAACGATCCAGCAACTCGGATTTGAACACGTGACGCTGTTAGATGTGTTGACGGATGATTTGGCGACATTGGAGACGGCGGATGCAATCGTTTTGAATGGTGGCTACGAATTTTTGTTGCTAAGCAATTTACACAAGATGAACCTGCTGACGCGATTCAGGCAGTTAGCACTTGCTGGTAAACCATTTTATGGCATTAGTGCCGGTGCCATTCTGTTGGGCCCGGATCTGGACTTGTATACGCAACTGTATCCAGAAGATAATATGGAACAGCTGACGCACGCGCCGGCCATCAATGCGACCCCAATTCGCATTTACCCGCATTATGACGCTCATTGTCAACTTAATCCTAATTTACCAAGTTTAATTACGGACTGGGAACGGCAGACTGGATCGCACGTGACGCAGTTGACGAATGACCAGGGGTTGCGGATTCGTGGTACAGAAGTCCAGCTCATTCAGCCGGCATCGAAATGAGTTCGACTACAGACTGTTGAGCAATAAAGATCATCCAAACGCGCTAGTTATTAAGGTCAAAAGTAGCCAATGCGTAACGCGTTGTGTTAGTTGTTTTTTAGTGGCGCGATGATTAAATCATACCAATTGTTTAGCTCACTGTTCGTCAGGTGGTGCGCGCCTTAGTCCGAATTCTGGGGCTGACTGACAATAGCCGGAACATAGCTGAACATCGATTTGAACTTACGCCGAAACTCATGGCGTAATTCGTAATATCACAGTAGTCAGTTTAATCGATTCTACCAGATGACCGTTGTGTCTACTCGTAGCCAGAACATGTTTGAAATGATTGGTAACGGTTTAATCAACGCATTTCCCGCTTACCCCTAGTAAAAGTAAGCGGTTTTGTGTAAAATAGGTAAGTGGAAATTAGGAGGGATAACGTGGTTTTAGGTGCAGTAAGCGGTCTGACTTATGTTAACATTGTGTTAGTTATCATAATTGCAGCCTACTTTATTTATGAGTTATATAGTTATATTCGGCGCCGGCAAGTTTCGACGATGCTGGACGAAGCTGAATTTCAAGCTGGGATGCGGAAGGCCCAAGTCATTGATTTGCGTGAGAAGAAAGATTTCGATGCCGGTCATATCTTGGGTGCCCGTAACATTCCATTCAATAGTTTGAAGGTCCGGATGGGCGAGCTTCGTAAGGACATGCCAATCTACGTTTATGACCAAACCCACACGTTAAGCACACGGGCAGTGGTAACTTTAGCTAAAAATGGTTATTCACAGCTATACATTTTAAAACCCGGATATGCACGTTGGGAAGGCAAGACGAAAAAAGCGAAGTATTAAAAAATGGCGGCTAGAACAACAACTTGTTCAGCCACCATTTTTTAGTTAATTAACCGTTGTGAGCAGAGCGACTCTTGCGCAAAGCCTTTTTACGGTTTTCTTCGAATTTGTTTTCTTGGTCTTCGATTGGGTCTACCACTTGTTTCTTAAATGATAAGACAGAACCAATCACAGCGCCGGCAGTTGCAACAACTCCGAATAAGAAGCCACGAGTAAATGATTTCATTAGTTAAACCTCCTAGCAATTGTTAGTTTTATTATGCTTGTTTTGCGTGAAGATAGCAATCAATTCAAACTAAATTTTATAAATGTGGGGTAAAAAAAGATGCTGACTAAGATTATTGCCCATCGTGGGAGTAAGGGGACCCGTCCTGAAAATACGCTACCAGCGTTTATTGCAGCACTGGAAGATGGTGCGGATGGCATCGAGACGGACGTGCACTTGTCGCAAGACGGACATCTCATCATTATGCACGATGAACAGGTCGACCGTACGACCACTGGAACCGGGTATATCAAAGACTTGACGCTGGCGGAATTAAAACAACTCGATGCTGGTGTCAAATACGATCCGGCCTATGTTGGAACACGGATTCCAACCTTGGATGAAGTCGTTCAACTCCTGATTGAACGCCAGTTTACGGGTATTTTTAATCTCGAGATCAAAACCAATAAGATTCATTATGACGGCATTGAAGATTTAGTCGCAGATTATTTCAAACACCATTCCGTCCCATTTACTTTGGTTTATTCAAGCTTTTATGGTAAGTCGATCGAGCGCCTGCACATCTTGCAACCAGAAGTAGAATCCGACAGTCTCTTCAAGGCTAAAGTTCAAACGGCCAAACGATTGCACGCGCAGCACATTGTCTTGGGTTATCATCCGGATATGCGCTGGGTTCGCTTTCATTGGTTTCTGTTACCCAAAGTCCAATTACGACCATGGACGGTCAATACGGCTCGTGATATGCGTTTTTGTTACCGCCACCGCTTTGCCGGCCTGATTACGGATTATCCTGGGTTGGCATGCCAAATTCGGCAACAAGTTCAAGGAGGTTAGAGACGTGGCCACAACACCTAAACATAAAGTTCTTTTGATCGCTGGACCGACTGCTGTCGGCAAAACGGCGCTTTCGCTGGCACTCGCAAAGCAATTGAATGGCGAGATCATCTCCGGTGACTCGATGCAAGTTTATCGGCATCTGGACATTGGGACGGCCAAAATCATGCCTGACGAACGTGCGGGCATTCCGCACTACTTGATCGATATTAAAACGGTTGATCAACGCTTTACGGTCGCCGAGTTCGTGAGCCGCGCCACGGCACTGATCAATGACATCACTGCCCGGGGAAAACTGCCAATCATCGTTGGCGGTACCGGTTTTTACTTACAGTCACTCTTGGCAGGGTATCAGTTCGGACCCAACGACAATGCGCCCGATATGGCGTATCGCCAGCAATGGTTTGACCGTGCAGCCAATGCCGGCAATCAGGCGGTCTGGGATGCCTTGAATCAACGGGACCCCCAAGCAGCGGCAGCGATTGCACCCGCTAACCTGGTTCGGGTCGTGCGGGCGCTGGAGTATCAGCATACGACCGGCCAACTGTTTTCAGCTCAAGCTGACACCGCTACTGAAACGCTCGACGCGTATACGCTCTGTCTGACGGCGGAACGGTCGCTGCTCTATGACCGAATCAATCAGCGAGTCGATTTAATGCTGAATGCTGGTCTAGAAGCGGAAGCGCGTTGGCTGTACGACCAGGGGGGTGCGGACTTGCCAGCGGGTAAGGGCATCGGCTACCACGAGTGGTTCCCATATTTTGCCGGCACGCAATCACGTGACGCGACCATTGCGGCCATCAAACAAGATTCGCGGCGGTACGCTAAACGCCAATTGACCTGGTTCCGCAACAAGATGACCGTCGATTGGGTCGACTTATTGGAACACCCCGAATTACGGGCGTCAATCGACCAACGGCTGGCTAGTTGGTTAAGCTAATTATAAATTGGTATACCTAAGATAAAAACATGTGATATTTTCTAACATGATTGATTGACATTCAATAATAACATTGATATTATTAAGTCTGTATTAAAGAGGAGGGTCGTTATGAAGGAAAAGGAACTGCGTCGCTCGTTAGCTGTCTTGCCGATTGGTACGGTTATGAAGCTGACCAATTTATCTGCACGCCAAATTCGCTATTACGAGGAACAAGATTTGATTACGCCAGAACGCAACGCCGGTAACCGACGGATGTTTTCGTTAAATGATGTTGATCGCTTACTTGAAATCAAGGATTATTTAGCAGATGGCATTAACATGGCAGGTATTAAGGAACTCTATGCGCTCCAACAGCAGCGTGCTGAACAAAAGCAAGCTGACTTGGCGAAACCACTAACGGATCGCGACGTTCGCCGGATCCTTCAAGACGAATTCCTGAATCTCGGTCGATTGCAGTCCGATAAGGGCCCCAATTACCCGGCACACTAAAGGTATTTGCATCCGTTAGTCAATCAATTTAAGGAGCGATTTTCATGGCAAAACAGTCCTACACGAAAGACGATATTCGCCGCATCGTCAAAGAAGAGAACGTTAATTTCTTGCGGTTGATGTTTACCGATTTATTCGGCACGATCAAGAACGTTGAAGTTCCAGTTTCACAACTCGACAAACTCTTGGATAACAAGTTGATGTTTGACGGTTCATCCATTGACGGGTTTGTTCGTATTGAAGAAAGTGACATGTACCTCTATCCAGACTTATCAACTTGGTTGATCATGCCTTGGAACACGGAACATGGTAAAATTGCACGGATTATCTGTGAAGTTTATACAGCTGACCGCAAACCGTTTGAAGGCGATCCGCGGAACAACTTGATTCGGGTCTTGAACGACATGCGTGAAGCGGGTTATACGTCGTTTAATTGTGGGACTGAGCCAGAATTCTTCCTTTTCAAGATGAATGAAAAGGGTGAACCAACGACTGAATTGAATGATAAGGGGAGTTACTTCGACTTATCACCAATGGACTTAGGTGAAAATTGCCGGCGTGATATCGCGCTTGAACTCGAACGTCTCGGCTTCAATGTGGAAGCCAGTCATCATGAAGTGGCGCCGGGCCAACATGAAATTGATTTCAAGTATGCGGATGCGTTGTCAGCGGCGGATCATATTCAGACCTTCAAACTGGTCGTGAAGACGATTGCCCGTAAATATAACCTCTGGGCAACCTTCATGCCGAAACCATTGAATGGTGTTAACGGCTCTGGGATGCACGTCAACATGTCCTTATTCCATGACCAAGGCAATGCTTTCTATGATGCTAGCGATAAGAGTGGCTTAGAATTGTCATCTGACGCTTACCACTTCTTAGGCGGTTTAATGAAGCATGCCCGTTCTTATACGGCGGTTACCAACCCAACGGTCAACTCATACAAACGGTTAGTGCCAGGTTATGAAGCACCCGTTTACGTGGCTTGGTCCGCTTCAAACCGGTCACCAATGATTCGGATTCCTAGTGCGCGTGGCTTATCCACTCGTTTGGAATTACGGAGTGTTGATGCCTCAACCAACCCATACTTGGCCTTTGCAGCCGTATTGGAAGCTGGCTTGGATGGTATCAAGAATGGCATCGAACCACCAAAGAGTGTTGACCGTAACATTTATGTGATGGATGAGGATGAACGTGCCGCTGCTGGCATCGCCGATTTACCATCGACCTTACACAACGCGCTGAAGGAATTCCAGACGGACCCAACGATGAAGAAGGCGTTAGGACCACACATCTATCAGAGTTTCTTGGAAGCTAAACGACTTGAATGGGCATCATATCGTCAACAAGTTAGCGAATGGGAACGCGATCAGTACATGGAATTGTACTAAGCGATTAATTTAGATTAAAATGAGACGGTTAGGGCACCTTCAATGGCGAACTAGCCGTTTTTGTTATAAAATTAGTAAATTAGTCGGGTTGACCTTTATTAATCGGTTAATTTTCGGTAACATTAAGAATAGCAGTGCAATTCAGCAAGTATCCAATTATTATTGATTGCAAGGAGATTATTATGGAAAAACAAAATCAGCCTGATCTTGAAAAACAAGATCAACCAACGCGCGCGCTTACGAAGCGACTTCAACAAAAGTTAGACTATGTAACCACGGTGCGCCAAGCAATAACGGCTGGTGACGACCGGTTGATCTATGAATTGATCGATGGTGACCATTATCACCAAGCCTTACTTAACGAGGAACCGGATCCAACCCGTAACGCCCAAGTTGATTTAATTACGGACGTTTATCCGGCAATCAGTCACTATTTGAGCACCAAGTTAATTGATTATTTGGCACACGAGTACCCATTTTTCTACTATGAAGAGACCCAACTCGGGGAATTTCAGATCTACTTTGGTAATTGGTGGGATCGGCGTCGCTTCGGTAAGCTGAACGTGTTAAAAGTTGCGTTTGAATTCAGCTCCGAAGAATATAACAAACTTGAAAAGACCTTTGAACTGGCACCGGCACATAAACGGTTCAATACGGACCGGATTCAACAAATCTCAGCCGGCAGCGACCAACTGCAAAAGCTAATTGATGCCCAGTCTGACCGTGATGCCCAAAAAGATGAGTTGCGCAAACAATTGAAGGAAAATGGTCAGCGTAACTCACTCTTTGATTCTGGCCGCATCAAGGAAGAACGCCAACAGATCATTGACCAGTTGACTAAGTTAGCGGACGAAGATGAACAGGCGAATAATGCGCACGCAACCATGAAAGATAACGAAGCTAAAATTTTGACGTTATCCAAGGAAGATACGATTTTGGCTTACGAAAAGCAAGCGATTGAAAACGCCTTTAAGAGTTTCGAGAATTTTAATGAGCGCAACCGTAGTCTTTACGTGGACTACTTGACAACGCTGATTGGGAAGGCGCAGGTAGCGGCTGATGGCGAATAATACAGACACACAAATCGATACGGCAACATTGAGTACTCACGGCAAACTGAGTACCTTTAACGAAGGCCTAAAAAAGGGTTTGGCCAATGGGGAACGGTT encodes:
- a CDS encoding ROK family glucokinase, giving the protein MDRKLIGVDLGGTTTKFAILTENGDIQQKWSIETTILDEGSHIVPNIIDSINHHIDLYKMDRSQFIGIGMGTPGTVDLEKGTVIGAYNLNWKTLQPVKEQIEKGTGIKFTLDNDANVAALGERWKGAGENGSDVVFVTLGTGVGGGIIADGRLLHGIAGGAGEIGHVTVEPNGYMCTCGKKGCLEQYASATGVVHVARDMAEEFSGDSKLKQLLDNGEEISSKITFDLAKEGDVLAKRVVDRVSYYLGLALANVGNTMNPSSIIIGGGVSAAGDFLLNQVVDYFKQFTFPTIRDTTILKLAVLGNDAGVIGAGSLAQRFI
- a CDS encoding Type 1 glutamine amidotransferase-like domain-containing protein, with amino-acid sequence MANLLLSSRAFCNQAITDAFLALVKPNATIVIIVNSVTAGKRHPQMQALQRTIQQLGFEHVTLLDVLTDDLATLETADAIVLNGGYEFLLLSNLHKMNLLTRFRQLALAGKPFYGISAGAILLGPDLDLYTQLYPEDNMEQLTHAPAINATPIRIYPHYDAHCQLNPNLPSLITDWERQTGSHVTQLTNDQGLRIRGTEVQLIQPASK
- a CDS encoding rhodanese-like domain-containing protein; this translates as MVLGAVSGLTYVNIVLVIIIAAYFIYELYSYIRRRQVSTMLDEAEFQAGMRKAQVIDLREKKDFDAGHILGARNIPFNSLKVRMGELRKDMPIYVYDQTHTLSTRAVVTLAKNGYSQLYILKPGYARWEGKTKKAKY
- a CDS encoding DUF3042 family protein: MKSFTRGFLFGVVATAGAVIGSVLSFKKQVVDPIEDQENKFEENRKKALRKSRSAHNG
- a CDS encoding glycerophosphodiester phosphodiesterase — its product is MLTKIIAHRGSKGTRPENTLPAFIAALEDGADGIETDVHLSQDGHLIIMHDEQVDRTTTGTGYIKDLTLAELKQLDAGVKYDPAYVGTRIPTLDEVVQLLIERQFTGIFNLEIKTNKIHYDGIEDLVADYFKHHSVPFTLVYSSFYGKSIERLHILQPEVESDSLFKAKVQTAKRLHAQHIVLGYHPDMRWVRFHWFLLPKVQLRPWTVNTARDMRFCYRHRFAGLITDYPGLACQIRQQVQGG
- the miaA gene encoding tRNA (adenosine(37)-N6)-dimethylallyltransferase MiaA, producing MATTPKHKVLLIAGPTAVGKTALSLALAKQLNGEIISGDSMQVYRHLDIGTAKIMPDERAGIPHYLIDIKTVDQRFTVAEFVSRATALINDITARGKLPIIVGGTGFYLQSLLAGYQFGPNDNAPDMAYRQQWFDRAANAGNQAVWDALNQRDPQAAAAIAPANLVRVVRALEYQHTTGQLFSAQADTATETLDAYTLCLTAERSLLYDRINQRVDLMLNAGLEAEARWLYDQGGADLPAGKGIGYHEWFPYFAGTQSRDATIAAIKQDSRRYAKRQLTWFRNKMTVDWVDLLEHPELRASIDQRLASWLS
- a CDS encoding MerR family transcriptional regulator gives rise to the protein MKEKELRRSLAVLPIGTVMKLTNLSARQIRYYEEQDLITPERNAGNRRMFSLNDVDRLLEIKDYLADGINMAGIKELYALQQQRAEQKQADLAKPLTDRDVRRILQDEFLNLGRLQSDKGPNYPAH
- the glnA gene encoding type I glutamate--ammonia ligase, with the translated sequence MAKQSYTKDDIRRIVKEENVNFLRLMFTDLFGTIKNVEVPVSQLDKLLDNKLMFDGSSIDGFVRIEESDMYLYPDLSTWLIMPWNTEHGKIARIICEVYTADRKPFEGDPRNNLIRVLNDMREAGYTSFNCGTEPEFFLFKMNEKGEPTTELNDKGSYFDLSPMDLGENCRRDIALELERLGFNVEASHHEVAPGQHEIDFKYADALSAADHIQTFKLVVKTIARKYNLWATFMPKPLNGVNGSGMHVNMSLFHDQGNAFYDASDKSGLELSSDAYHFLGGLMKHARSYTAVTNPTVNSYKRLVPGYEAPVYVAWSASNRSPMIRIPSARGLSTRLELRSVDASTNPYLAFAAVLEAGLDGIKNGIEPPKSVDRNIYVMDEDERAAAGIADLPSTLHNALKEFQTDPTMKKALGPHIYQSFLEAKRLEWASYRQQVSEWERDQYMELY